From one Misgurnus anguillicaudatus chromosome 2, ASM2758022v2, whole genome shotgun sequence genomic stretch:
- the btbd2b gene encoding BTB/POZ domain-containing protein 2 — MSRHNSDSVRAARFVYRFIGNAPQCRMATGDNSGRVPCLNFTGPGPLGNSQPSNSPYSLAAGHRESTGGGGSSQGPTRRSNPQPGPAGLEIPGVASGPPPNLMNSLPAAVGPVCGAMAPTASNMTGNPSNAALTPAAVTHSAAAAVLVYREPVYNWQATKSTVKERFAFLFNNEVLSDVHFLVGKGMGVQRIPAHRFVLAVGSAVFDAMFNGGMATTSTEIELPDVEPAAFLALLKFLYSDEVHIGPETVMTTLYTAKKYAVPALEAHCVEFLKKNLRADNAFMLLTQARLFDEPHLASLCLENIDKNTGDALAAEGFTDIDLDTLYAVLERDTLGVREVRLFGAAVRWAEAEAHRQQLQPTPENKRRVLAKTLNLIRFPLMTIEEFAAGPAQSGILTDREVVSLFLHFTVNPKPRVEFIDRPRCCLRGKECSITRFSQVESRWGYSGTSDRIRFTVNRRIFIVGFGLYGSIHGPTDYQVNIQIIHTDSNTVLGQNDTGFSCDGSANTFRVMFKEPVEVLPNVNYTACATLKGPDSHYGTKGMRKVTHELSGSGTKTCFTFCYAAGNNNGTSVEDGQIPEIIFYT, encoded by the exons ATGAGCAGACACAATTCTGACAGTGTGCGCGCAGCGAGGTTTGTTTACCGATTCATCGGGAACGCGCCTCAGTGCAGAATGGCTACGGGAGACAATAGCGGTCGCGTTCCGTGTTTAAATTTCACCGGACCCGGGCCCCTGGGCAACAGCCAGCCGAGCAACAGTCCTTACTCCTTAGCCGCGGGTCACAGAGAGTCCACCGGAGGTGGCGGGAGCTCTCAGGGCCCGACGAGACGCTCAAACCCCCAGCCGGGGCCTGCGGGCCTGGAAATCCCCGGAGTTGCGTCGGGGCCTCCGCCTAATCTGATGAACTCTCTCCCGGCGGCGGTAGGGCCGGTGTGCGGGGCGATGGCTCCGACCGCCTCTAACATGACAGGAAACCCGAGTAACGCAGCGCTGACACCGGCGGCCGTCACGCACTCCGCCGCAGCCGCTGTGCTCGTGTACCGGGAGCCCGTTTATAATTGGCAAGCAACGAAAAGCACCGTGAAAGAGAGATTCGCGTTTCTCTTCAATAATGAAGTCTTGAGTGACGTGCACTTTCTGGTGGGGAAAGGAATGGGAGTCCAGCGGATACCTGCGCACAG GTTTGTTCTGGCAGTCGGCAGCGCTGTATTTGATGCCATGTTTAATGGCGGTATGGCCACCACATCCACAGAGATTGAGCTTCCTGATGTGGAGCCTGCCGCCTTCCTCGCTTTACTCAA GTTCCTCTACTCTGATGAAGTTCACATCGGGCCAGAGACGGTGATGACGACGCTGTATACCGCTAAGAAATACGCTGTTCCAGCACTAGAAGCCCACTGTGTGGAGTTTCTCAAGAAGAACCTTCGAGCAGATAACGCCTTCATGCTCCTCACACAG GCTCGTCTCTTCGATGAACCTCATCTGGCCAGTCTGTGTCTGGAAAACATCGACAAGAATACAGGAGATGCACTGGCGGCAGAAGGATTCACAGATATAGATCTGG ACACACTATATGCGGTGTTGGAGAGGGACACATTGGGTGTTCGGGAGGTTCGTTTGTTTGGGGCGGCGGTCCGTTGGGCGGAGGCAGAGGCGCACCGTCAGCAGCTACAGCCCACACCTGAGAACAAGAGACGCGTGCTGGCCAAAACTCTCAATCTCATCCGCTTTCCTCTCATGACCATTGAAGAGTTCGCTGCAG GTCCGGCTCAGTCGGGTATTTTGACAGACAGAGAGGTCGTGAGTCTCTTCCTACACTTCACCGTGAACCCAAAGCCTCGTGTGGAGTTCATCGACCGCCCGCGCTGTTGTCTGCGTGGTAAAGAGTGCAGCATCACACGCTTCAGTCAGGTGGAGAGCCGCTGGGGTTACAGCGGGACCAGCGATCGTATCCG GTTTACTGTAAATCGCAGGATTTTTATTGTGGGTTTCGGTCTTTACGGATCCATACACGGACCTACAGATTATCAAGTCAACATACAG ATTATTCACACAGACAGCAACACAGTTCTGGGTCAGAATGACACTGGGTTCAGTTGTGACGGGTCAGCTAACACATTCAGGGTGATGTTTAAAGAGCCTGTGGAAGTTCTGCCTAATGTCAATTACACAGCCTGTGCTACATTAAAG GGACCAGATTCACATTACGGCACTAAAGGGATGCGTAAGGTCACGCACGAGTTGTCCGGTTCTGGAACCAAAACCTGCTTCACGTTCTGCTACGCCGCAGGCAATAATAACGGCACGTCTGTGGAGGACGGTCAAATACCAGAAATCATCTTTTACACATAA